In Maridesulfovibrio sp., a single genomic region encodes these proteins:
- a CDS encoding succinate dehydrogenase/fumarate reductase cytochrome b subunit, with protein sequence MAVNVSMHVARPGRRDAVLDWLQMLSGAGLVAFMWCHMLLVSSVVVSPKAMNAIAGFFEYTYMAQVGGPLIFLTFLLHFALAARKIPFRAEGQAVIWQHAQMLKHRDTWLWVVQAVTAMIILVLGAIHMWVVLNDLPITAAKSAARVSNGGWMLFYLVLLPCVELHVSVGFYRIGVKWGVIRTENRIKAKKFESTLFAIFMVIGIITLIRFITLS encoded by the coding sequence ATGGCTGTTAACGTAAGTATGCACGTTGCTCGTCCAGGCAGACGCGATGCCGTGCTCGACTGGTTGCAGATGCTTTCCGGGGCTGGGCTGGTCGCTTTCATGTGGTGTCACATGCTTCTGGTTTCCTCTGTTGTGGTCTCGCCGAAGGCCATGAACGCCATTGCAGGTTTTTTTGAATATACTTACATGGCGCAGGTTGGAGGGCCTTTGATTTTCTTGACTTTTTTGTTACATTTCGCTCTGGCGGCCAGAAAGATACCTTTCCGTGCGGAAGGACAGGCCGTCATCTGGCAGCATGCTCAGATGCTGAAGCATCGCGATACCTGGCTCTGGGTAGTGCAGGCCGTGACCGCAATGATCATTCTCGTTCTGGGTGCCATCCACATGTGGGTTGTGCTCAATGACCTCCCGATTACTGCCGCTAAGTCTGCGGCGCGTGTTTCCAATGGCGGATGGATGCTTTTTTATCTGGTCCTCCTGCCCTGCGTGGAACTGCATGTCAGCGTAGGGTTTTACCGCATTGGTGTGAAATGGGGCGTTATCAGGACCGAGAACAGGATCAAGGCCAAAAAGTTTGAGTCCACTCTTTTTGCCATTTTCATGGTCATCGGCATCATCACCCTGATCAGGTTCATCACTTTAAGTTAA
- a CDS encoding TetR/AcrR family transcriptional regulator — MTKKKRILLAAQEQFGEHGYTATTLKMIADSAGVASGLVSHYYGNKDNLFLEAGGQLIDEMLQVLTDKAKEGKNGLEALGLFVQSYFDFTMTNRTTFPTLLRSSPFSDEYPHLDRTHIAAKFKRLIDRIDEYIREGIKDGSVREVPLPQTSYLVYGHIVGAIRTEFLTPFAVEGLFEEACVFIVRSLAAN, encoded by the coding sequence ATGACAAAGAAAAAAAGAATCCTGCTGGCTGCGCAGGAACAGTTCGGTGAACACGGTTACACAGCGACCACCCTGAAAATGATTGCCGACAGCGCCGGAGTGGCCTCCGGACTGGTTTCACACTATTACGGAAACAAGGACAACCTCTTTCTCGAAGCAGGCGGACAGCTTATTGACGAAATGCTGCAGGTCCTAACGGACAAGGCAAAAGAAGGAAAAAACGGTCTGGAAGCGCTGGGACTTTTCGTTCAGTCCTATTTCGATTTCACCATGACCAACAGAACCACATTTCCAACACTGCTGCGAAGTTCACCTTTCAGCGATGAATACCCTCATCTGGACCGCACTCACATTGCCGCAAAATTCAAAAGACTCATTGATCGGATTGATGAATATATCCGGGAAGGAATTAAAGACGGTTCCGTGAGAGAAGTTCCTCTGCCGCAAACCTCCTACCTTGTTTACGGCCACATTGTCGGAGCCATCCGCACTGAATTCCTGACCCCATTCGCAGTAGAAGGCCTGTTTGAAGAAGCATGCGTATTCATAGTTCGAAGTCTAGCCGCAAACTGA
- a CDS encoding malic enzyme-like NAD(P)-binding protein: MALFTKQEALDYHSEGRKGKIEVVPVKPCETQKHLSMAYSPGVAEACMEIAGDKEKSYLYTGRGNLVAVVSNGTAVLGLGNIGPEAGKPVMEGKGVLFKVFADVDVFDINLAVTDPDELCNIVKALEPTFGGINLEDIKSPECFYIEEKLKKEMNIPVFHDDQHGTAIISGAGLINAAEIAGKKIEDMRLVVSGAGAAAVACTNFYMSLGIKRENVAMFDSRGHINKSREGLNEQKLQFATDKEYKDLADAMKGADLFLGLSVKGMVTGEMVKSMADSPIIFACANPDPEITYTEAKEARPDAIMGTGRSDYPNQVNNVLGFPFIFRGALDVNATAINEEMKIAAAKALAALAKEPAPDYVCEAYGVDKLEFGIDYIIPKPLDLRLIEYESAAVAQAAMDTGVARKKIDIEEYKKELRARLAASRERVGDFVKSYNLDM; this comes from the coding sequence ATGGCTCTTTTCACAAAACAGGAAGCCCTTGATTACCATTCCGAAGGCAGAAAGGGTAAGATCGAAGTTGTTCCCGTAAAACCCTGTGAAACACAGAAACACCTTTCCATGGCCTACAGCCCCGGTGTGGCCGAAGCATGCATGGAAATTGCCGGAGACAAGGAAAAATCCTATCTTTACACCGGACGCGGAAACCTTGTTGCAGTTGTTTCCAACGGTACTGCTGTTCTCGGACTGGGTAATATCGGTCCCGAAGCCGGTAAACCGGTAATGGAAGGCAAAGGTGTTCTGTTCAAGGTTTTCGCTGACGTGGATGTCTTCGACATCAACCTCGCTGTCACCGATCCTGATGAACTCTGCAATATCGTCAAAGCACTGGAACCCACCTTCGGCGGAATCAATCTTGAAGACATCAAGTCGCCCGAGTGTTTCTACATTGAAGAAAAGCTCAAAAAGGAAATGAATATTCCCGTTTTCCATGATGACCAGCACGGCACCGCCATCATTTCCGGCGCCGGACTGATCAACGCAGCGGAAATAGCAGGCAAGAAGATTGAGGACATGCGTCTGGTTGTATCCGGCGCCGGTGCCGCAGCCGTTGCCTGCACCAATTTCTACATGTCTCTTGGCATCAAGCGTGAAAACGTAGCCATGTTCGATTCCCGCGGCCATATCAACAAGAGCCGTGAAGGCCTGAACGAGCAGAAGCTGCAGTTTGCCACCGATAAGGAATACAAGGATCTCGCCGATGCCATGAAGGGTGCGGACCTGTTCCTCGGACTCTCCGTCAAGGGAATGGTTACCGGTGAAATGGTTAAATCCATGGCCGACTCGCCCATTATTTTCGCCTGCGCAAACCCTGATCCCGAAATTACCTACACCGAAGCCAAGGAAGCCCGTCCCGATGCCATCATGGGCACCGGACGTTCCGATTACCCCAACCAGGTCAACAACGTTCTGGGCTTCCCCTTCATTTTCCGCGGCGCTCTTGACGTCAACGCCACCGCAATCAACGAGGAAATGAAGATCGCCGCCGCAAAGGCCCTGGCCGCTCTGGCCAAGGAACCGGCCCCGGATTATGTCTGCGAAGCCTACGGAGTGGACAAACTCGAGTTCGGAATTGATTACATCATTCCCAAACCGCTCGACCTGCGTCTTATCGAGTATGAATCCGCAGCCGTTGCCCAGGCAGCCATGGATACCGGTGTTGCCCGCAAAAAGATCGACATTGAGGAATACAAGAAGGAACTGCGCGCACGCCTGGCTGCTTCCAGAGAACGCGTGGGAGATTTTGTAAAATCCTACAATCTCGACATGTAG
- a CDS encoding DASS family sodium-coupled anion symporter produces the protein MSAKQDSGSGRRIGFFLGPIVFLIMLFMPAPSGMEPAAWKVAAVTALMAIWWITEAIPIPATSLMPIALFPLLGVMKSAAACSPYANHLIYLFMGGFFLAVTMERWNLHRRIALHTIKAVGTSPGRMILGFMIATGFLSMWVSNTATTMMMVPIGLAVIQQATGFDSADLRACATAGPESNFGKCLMLGIAYAASMGGVGTIIGTPPNTVMVGMVDKMYGVQIGFGQWMLYGTPLAAIMIAVSWWLLTKVLFPSKGLELAGGEAIIDKEIKALGPMTKEEKYIVVVGCFVAAFWLSRGFIKPLVKGFWPNFGFVHDATIGILGSLILFAIPIDFKKGEFLLDWKTAVKIPWDVILLFGGGLAIANGFAKTGLASFIASRLSMLDGMTMLMFVGAVVLITIFLTEITSNTATATLLVPIMGSAAIAMGVHPFATIVGACVAASFAFMLPVATPPNAVVFGSGCVTIKQMASAGFWLNMIGAVLITLSVVYLLPVLWGVDLNILPDWAVMPK, from the coding sequence ATGAGCGCTAAACAAGACAGCGGCAGCGGACGTAGAATCGGTTTTTTTCTGGGGCCGATCGTGTTTCTTATCATGCTTTTCATGCCTGCTCCTTCGGGAATGGAGCCGGCAGCATGGAAGGTCGCGGCGGTAACAGCCCTTATGGCTATCTGGTGGATTACCGAAGCCATTCCTATTCCGGCTACATCTCTTATGCCCATCGCGCTTTTTCCGCTTCTGGGAGTAATGAAATCGGCAGCAGCCTGTTCTCCCTACGCAAACCATCTTATCTACCTGTTCATGGGCGGCTTCTTTCTTGCCGTTACCATGGAACGGTGGAATCTTCACCGGCGCATCGCTCTCCACACCATCAAGGCGGTCGGCACCAGTCCCGGACGCATGATTCTGGGATTCATGATTGCAACCGGTTTTCTTTCCATGTGGGTTTCCAACACCGCGACAACCATGATGATGGTACCTATCGGCCTCGCCGTCATCCAGCAGGCAACCGGCTTTGATTCCGCAGACCTGCGGGCCTGTGCCACTGCTGGTCCTGAATCCAACTTCGGTAAATGTCTCATGCTCGGTATCGCTTACGCGGCTTCCATGGGCGGAGTCGGTACCATCATCGGGACTCCTCCCAACACCGTAATGGTCGGTATGGTTGACAAGATGTACGGCGTGCAGATCGGCTTCGGTCAGTGGATGCTCTACGGCACACCTCTCGCAGCAATTATGATCGCTGTTTCCTGGTGGTTGCTGACCAAAGTTCTGTTCCCGTCAAAGGGGCTTGAACTGGCCGGTGGCGAGGCTATCATTGATAAGGAGATCAAAGCCCTCGGACCCATGACCAAGGAAGAAAAGTATATAGTCGTCGTGGGTTGTTTTGTAGCCGCATTCTGGCTTTCCCGCGGTTTCATCAAGCCTTTGGTCAAGGGTTTCTGGCCCAACTTCGGTTTTGTTCATGATGCAACAATCGGTATTCTCGGTTCGCTTATCCTTTTCGCCATTCCCATCGATTTCAAGAAAGGCGAGTTTCTGCTGGACTGGAAGACCGCTGTAAAGATTCCCTGGGACGTAATACTCCTCTTCGGCGGTGGTCTTGCAATCGCCAACGGTTTTGCAAAGACCGGCCTGGCATCATTCATTGCCTCCAGGCTGTCCATGCTTGACGGCATGACCATGCTGATGTTCGTCGGAGCAGTTGTCCTTATCACGATCTTCCTGACTGAAATAACTTCCAACACCGCAACCGCGACTCTGCTTGTTCCTATCATGGGCAGCGCCGCAATCGCTATGGGCGTGCATCCTTTTGCAACTATTGTCGGAGCCTGTGTGGCCGCATCCTTTGCGTTCATGCTCCCTGTTGCAACCCCGCCAAACGCGGTTGTCTTCGGCAGCGGATGTGTGACGATCAAACAAATGGCCTCGGCCGGGTTCTGGTTGAATATGATAGGCGCCGTGCTGATCACGCTCTCGGTTGTGTACCTGCTTCCGGTACTCTGGGGTGTTGATCTCAATATACTTCCTGATTGGGCAGTAATGCCTAAGTAA
- a CDS encoding Fe-S-containing hydro-lyase — MAEYKLTTPLTDEDMDQLRAGDVVKLTGTIYTARDAAHKRLVDLLDKGENLPFDLKGSVVYYVGPSPAPPGRPIGAAGPTTSYRMDTYAPRLHSLGQKASIGKGKRSPEVKQALKDYKAVYFGATGGAGALLSMCIKEAKVIAFDELGPEAIRELTVEDFPLLVINDSHGGELYAVPDRKAAGVE, encoded by the coding sequence ATGGCTGAATACAAACTGACCACCCCTTTGACTGACGAGGATATGGACCAGTTGCGGGCCGGTGATGTGGTCAAGCTGACCGGTACCATCTATACCGCCCGTGATGCGGCACATAAGAGACTGGTGGATCTGCTCGACAAGGGCGAAAACCTGCCTTTCGATCTCAAGGGTTCGGTAGTCTATTACGTAGGCCCCAGCCCGGCTCCTCCGGGCAGACCCATCGGTGCGGCAGGACCTACCACAAGCTATCGCATGGACACCTACGCTCCAAGGCTGCACAGCCTGGGGCAGAAGGCAAGCATAGGCAAAGGCAAGCGCAGTCCTGAAGTCAAACAGGCTCTCAAGGACTACAAGGCAGTATATTTCGGAGCCACCGGAGGTGCTGGTGCTCTACTCTCCATGTGCATCAAGGAAGCGAAAGTAATCGCCTTTGATGAACTGGGCCCCGAAGCAATCCGTGAGTTGACGGTGGAGGATTTTCCCCTGCTGGTTATCAATGATTCTCACGGCGGTGAATTATACGCTGTCCCTGATCGTAAGGCGGCGGGTGTTGAGTAA
- a CDS encoding fumarate reductase iron-sulfur subunit: MSRQLEFDIFRYNPQDKGSAPHMQTFVLDETENMTLFIALNRLREEQDPGLIFDFCCRAGICGACAMVVNGRPRLACQTKTKDLPERITLLPLPVFKLIGDLSVDTGVWFREMYQATESWIHTNKQFDPKAIEERMENDVAEQIYELERCIECGCCVSACGTARLRDDFLGAASLNRVARFVVDPRDQRTDRDYFEIIGNDEGIFGCMGLLGCEDVCPKNLPLQNQLGFLRRKMGITAIKEIFRK; encoded by the coding sequence ATGAGCAGACAACTCGAATTTGATATATTCCGCTACAATCCGCAGGATAAGGGGTCGGCTCCTCACATGCAGACCTTTGTGCTGGATGAGACCGAGAACATGACTCTCTTCATTGCGCTCAACCGGCTGCGTGAAGAGCAGGACCCGGGTCTTATCTTCGACTTCTGTTGCCGGGCCGGCATATGCGGTGCCTGCGCCATGGTGGTCAACGGGCGTCCCCGTCTGGCCTGTCAGACCAAGACCAAGGACCTTCCGGAAAGGATAACCCTGCTGCCCCTGCCTGTATTCAAGCTTATCGGCGACCTGTCCGTGGACACCGGTGTGTGGTTCAGGGAAATGTACCAGGCCACCGAGTCCTGGATTCATACCAATAAGCAGTTCGATCCCAAGGCCATTGAAGAACGCATGGAAAACGATGTCGCCGAACAGATTTACGAACTGGAACGCTGCATTGAGTGCGGATGTTGTGTATCCGCCTGCGGTACCGCCCGGTTGAGGGATGATTTCCTCGGAGCTGCGTCACTGAACCGCGTGGCCCGTTTTGTCGTCGATCCCCGCGACCAGCGTACCGATCGCGATTATTTTGAAATCATCGGTAATGATGAAGGTATCTTCGGCTGTATGGGCCTTCTGGGCTGCGAAGATGTCTGCCCCAAGAATCTGCCTCTGCAGAACCAGCTCGGTTTTCTGCGCCGCAAGATGGGGATTACCGCAATCAAGGAAATATTCAGGAAGTAG
- a CDS encoding MFS transporter: MRIHSSKSSRKLTGFGAASLMAAVFCASLGTGIFTFTLPLMNLDEKAGGMWLGSGFAGYFLAKLLIAPLSGSYADRKGPLPALVYSCVLGVLLPIPYLLFPEIETLYVIQFVLGLCAGTIRTASMAAIGAGTREGSLPPQFARLSAVMNSSFLVGPLLGGLLYINKDYMPVLSATAAFMGAALILFLFAVDRTPVPRPHEPTARTAKSTLASSLRILLALFGRGVGIGTLIAFYPVLLKSALQLSPGLTAALFCIPSLATVLLLPLFGRLLKNAEHMLITCLGMLISSAALYMAAGCSSLTGFVAAGALSGVGAAVSMPASMTLCANLGNRKGRNLGLANLAANTGFMLGPLLCGTLVTLSGNLATPFRISAIVGAAATLPLMYAGLRKIGLKYAAYAMPSIAAVCLLTVIPAHLTNDSDNSPEMFRYSDVAMGTVVNLTIPGKKESATEKAALEETARQTISLMHNLQKDLDHRNKLGSVGRINHAAGHKSVQVSDKAFETIQHGLDISRKSSGSFDITIGAITTTPFYYALDKSRFEGHRKLINYRLLELDTEKKKVRLPRKGMALDLGGLAKGTVIDAAANYLRQSGVKTAMVEAGGDFMVFGDRVWSIGIRNPRGEGIIGRIEVSNSSVCGSGDYYQFINPVSGGDGHRKHHIFDPALLQSSAECVATTTVAPDAETADALATTVFIMGPEKGKKFMAEFFPECSAMWILPDLSIRTTDNFPHIYKEKRDKAVTPERD, translated from the coding sequence ATGCGTATTCATAGTTCGAAGTCTAGCCGCAAACTGACCGGATTCGGTGCCGCGTCACTGATGGCGGCAGTTTTCTGCGCCTCGCTGGGTACAGGAATTTTCACCTTCACCCTGCCGCTCATGAACCTTGATGAAAAAGCCGGGGGAATGTGGCTGGGGAGCGGGTTTGCAGGATATTTCCTAGCTAAACTGCTTATAGCCCCCCTGTCTGGCTCCTATGCCGACCGCAAAGGACCTCTGCCTGCTCTGGTGTATTCCTGTGTGCTGGGCGTGCTGCTGCCGATCCCGTACCTGCTCTTCCCGGAAATAGAGACTCTGTACGTCATACAGTTCGTACTGGGTCTTTGCGCCGGAACCATACGCACAGCAAGTATGGCCGCAATAGGCGCAGGCACACGGGAAGGAAGTCTCCCGCCGCAGTTCGCCAGACTCTCGGCGGTAATGAACAGCTCTTTTCTCGTCGGACCGCTGCTCGGCGGACTGCTCTATATAAATAAGGACTATATGCCGGTCCTATCGGCAACGGCAGCATTTATGGGTGCGGCATTGATTCTTTTCCTGTTTGCGGTGGACAGGACCCCGGTGCCCAGACCGCACGAACCCACAGCCCGGACCGCAAAATCAACACTGGCCTCGAGCCTGAGGATTCTGCTGGCCCTGTTCGGACGGGGGGTGGGCATAGGAACGCTGATAGCTTTCTATCCGGTACTGCTCAAGTCCGCGTTGCAGCTGAGTCCCGGACTTACCGCAGCGCTTTTCTGCATACCAAGTCTGGCCACGGTTCTGCTTCTCCCCCTCTTCGGCAGACTTCTCAAAAACGCTGAACATATGCTGATCACCTGCCTGGGCATGCTCATAAGCTCAGCCGCTCTGTACATGGCGGCCGGGTGCAGTTCACTGACGGGATTCGTTGCCGCAGGCGCACTTTCCGGAGTAGGTGCGGCAGTCTCCATGCCGGCATCAATGACTCTCTGTGCCAATCTGGGCAACAGGAAAGGACGGAATCTGGGCCTTGCCAACCTCGCGGCCAATACCGGATTCATGCTCGGTCCATTGCTTTGCGGGACTCTGGTGACCCTGTCCGGGAACCTTGCAACACCTTTCAGAATCAGCGCTATTGTCGGCGCCGCGGCCACCCTTCCGCTTATGTATGCCGGACTGCGTAAAATCGGACTCAAATACGCCGCATACGCCATGCCCTCAATTGCAGCCGTTTGTCTGCTGACCGTTATCCCGGCGCATCTCACCAACGACTCAGACAACTCTCCCGAAATGTTCCGCTACAGCGATGTAGCCATGGGAACGGTAGTAAACCTGACCATCCCCGGAAAAAAAGAATCCGCCACAGAAAAAGCCGCGCTAGAAGAGACCGCACGCCAAACAATCTCCCTGATGCACAATCTCCAGAAAGACCTTGATCACCGCAACAAACTCGGTTCTGTGGGCAGGATCAACCACGCTGCCGGGCACAAAAGTGTGCAGGTTTCCGACAAGGCTTTCGAGACCATTCAACATGGTCTTGATATCAGCAGGAAATCATCGGGAAGTTTCGATATCACCATCGGGGCCATTACGACCACTCCGTTCTATTACGCCCTTGATAAAAGCCGCTTTGAAGGACATCGAAAACTGATCAACTATCGCCTGCTCGAACTTGATACGGAGAAAAAAAAGGTCCGCCTGCCGCGAAAAGGCATGGCTCTTGACCTCGGAGGTCTGGCCAAGGGGACGGTCATTGACGCGGCAGCGAACTATCTCCGGCAGTCCGGAGTGAAGACGGCCATGGTTGAGGCCGGGGGTGATTTCATGGTCTTCGGGGACCGCGTATGGTCCATCGGGATACGCAACCCAAGGGGTGAAGGCATAATCGGCCGCATAGAGGTATCAAACAGTTCCGTTTGCGGATCAGGCGATTATTATCAGTTCATCAACCCGGTTTCAGGTGGTGACGGACACAGAAAACATCACATCTTCGACCCGGCCCTGCTGCAATCATCTGCCGAATGCGTGGCCACGACAACAGTGGCGCCCGATGCCGAAACAGCGGACGCACTTGCGACCACGGTTTTCATCATGGGACCGGAAAAAGGCAAAAAATTCATGGCTGAATTTTTCCCTGAATGTTCGGCCATGTGGATTTTGCCGGACTTAAGCATCAGGACTACGGACAATTTCCCGCACATCTACAAGGAAAAACGGGACAAAGCTGTAACACCAGAAAGAGATTGA
- a CDS encoding fumarate reductase flavoprotein subunit, translated as MQTYYSDLLVIGAGLAGERVAVEAAQEGFDVICLSIVPARRSHSSAAQGGMQAALGNCAKGEGDSCDVHFGDTVRGSDWGCDQEVARLFADAAPIEMRRLAHWGVPWNRVVPGKSFYFKGGEKFDKEEKEEKRGLITARSFGGTAKWRTCYTSDGTGHAVMCTMDNRCAELGINVFDRKEAVSLIHDGDTCIGAVVRCLRTGELEVFLAKATSICTGGFGRIYKATTNAVICDGGGHILAHETGVVPIGNPEAIQFHPTGIVPTDILVTEGCRGDGGTLLDVNEERFMNIYEPEKAELASRDVVSRWMTHHMRQGKGVKSAYGEHLWLDIRHLGDKHISTKLREVDEICHHFLGVDPRTQLIPVRPTQHYTMAGIRTNKDGAVYGLKGLFSAGEAACWDMHGFNRLGGNSLAETVVAGGIIGAKIVEFLKGYETDFKTALVADAVRKQQDRIEKLRSGTNGKENVYKVREELQEALMDGCFVFRNEEGLAKCVETLKGTLEKARKVSLVSDGLGANHELAAALKIEGQVRLGMCIAKAALERRESRGSHNREDFPARNDREWLNRTLAYWPQGADMPELKYEDATPVYEIPPGDRGYGGGKIIDADKAEIDAKMIKK; from the coding sequence ATGCAAACATATTACTCTGATCTCCTTGTTATCGGCGCAGGCCTTGCGGGCGAGCGCGTGGCTGTGGAGGCGGCCCAGGAAGGTTTTGACGTAATCTGTCTTTCAATTGTCCCTGCACGCCGGTCCCATTCTTCGGCGGCACAGGGCGGCATGCAGGCTGCTCTTGGCAATTGCGCGAAAGGCGAGGGCGATAGTTGCGACGTTCATTTCGGAGATACTGTTCGCGGTTCCGACTGGGGTTGCGACCAGGAAGTGGCCCGTCTCTTTGCGGACGCTGCTCCCATTGAAATGCGGCGTCTGGCTCACTGGGGCGTGCCCTGGAACAGGGTTGTCCCGGGAAAATCCTTTTATTTCAAAGGCGGCGAGAAATTTGATAAAGAGGAAAAAGAGGAAAAACGCGGACTTATAACCGCGCGCTCCTTCGGCGGTACCGCAAAATGGCGTACCTGCTATACCTCGGACGGAACTGGCCATGCGGTCATGTGCACCATGGACAACCGCTGTGCCGAACTGGGAATCAATGTTTTCGACCGCAAGGAAGCCGTTTCCCTTATTCATGACGGAGACACCTGCATCGGGGCAGTTGTCAGATGTCTGCGCACCGGTGAACTGGAAGTGTTCCTTGCCAAGGCCACATCCATCTGCACCGGCGGTTTCGGGCGAATCTACAAGGCTACCACCAACGCTGTCATCTGCGATGGCGGCGGACACATTCTTGCGCATGAAACCGGGGTCGTACCTATCGGTAACCCGGAAGCCATCCAGTTCCATCCCACGGGAATTGTTCCCACGGATATTTTGGTTACCGAAGGCTGCCGAGGTGACGGCGGTACGCTGCTCGACGTGAATGAAGAACGTTTCATGAACATCTACGAGCCGGAAAAAGCTGAACTGGCCTCCCGTGATGTTGTTTCCCGGTGGATGACTCACCACATGCGTCAGGGCAAGGGTGTCAAGTCAGCTTATGGCGAGCATCTCTGGCTGGATATCCGCCACCTTGGCGATAAGCATATCTCCACAAAGCTGCGCGAAGTTGACGAAATATGTCATCATTTCCTGGGAGTTGATCCCAGAACACAACTTATTCCGGTCCGTCCGACCCAGCACTACACAATGGCCGGTATACGTACCAACAAGGACGGTGCGGTCTACGGTCTCAAGGGACTGTTCTCCGCAGGCGAGGCCGCCTGTTGGGATATGCACGGATTCAACAGGCTCGGCGGTAACTCGCTGGCCGAAACAGTAGTTGCGGGCGGTATAATCGGCGCCAAGATAGTTGAATTTCTCAAGGGTTATGAGACCGATTTCAAGACCGCTCTGGTTGCCGACGCGGTCCGCAAGCAGCAGGACAGGATAGAAAAACTGCGTTCCGGAACCAACGGCAAGGAAAATGTATACAAGGTCCGCGAAGAGCTTCAGGAAGCCCTCATGGACGGATGTTTCGTTTTCAGAAACGAGGAAGGACTTGCCAAGTGCGTGGAAACGCTCAAGGGAACTCTTGAAAAAGCACGTAAGGTATCTCTTGTTTCCGACGGTCTGGGAGCAAACCATGAGTTGGCTGCGGCCCTCAAGATAGAAGGGCAGGTCCGCCTGGGTATGTGCATAGCCAAGGCTGCCCTGGAACGCAGGGAAAGCCGCGGTTCGCACAACCGTGAGGACTTCCCGGCACGAAATGACCGTGAATGGCTGAACAGGACCCTGGCCTACTGGCCGCAAGGTGCTGACATGCCGGAACTCAAGTACGAGGATGCTACTCCGGTTTATGAAATCCCGCCGGGAGACCGCGGTTACGGCGGCGGCAAGATCATTGACGCCGACAAGGCCGAGATTGATGCCAAGATGATCAAGAAATAA
- a CDS encoding fumarate hydratase — translation MRTIKAEQVVDAVAKMCVSANRYLPADVRKRFEECAAAEESPAAKEVFRQIKENWELAEESGLPLCQDTGLAVYIVEMGEDVRVEGMNIRDAINEGTRKGYEEGYLRKSACDPLTRQNTKDNTPAIIHFDIVPGDKIKIFFMAKGGGSENMSRVTMLAPAQGWEGIKKFVIERVAEAGPNPCPPTMVGIGVGGTFEYSALLAKKSLMRKVGEPSPDPEIAKLEAELMEDLNKLGIGPMGLGGKTTVFDVKIEMRPCHIASLPLAVNIQCHSARHEEVEL, via the coding sequence ATGCGTACCATTAAAGCTGAACAGGTTGTCGATGCCGTGGCGAAAATGTGCGTAAGCGCAAACCGCTACCTGCCCGCGGACGTTCGCAAGCGTTTTGAGGAATGCGCTGCTGCCGAGGAATCTCCGGCGGCAAAGGAAGTCTTCCGGCAGATCAAGGAAAATTGGGAACTGGCCGAAGAATCCGGCCTGCCGTTGTGTCAGGATACCGGGCTGGCCGTATACATCGTCGAGATGGGCGAGGATGTCCGCGTTGAGGGTATGAACATCAGGGACGCCATCAACGAAGGCACCCGCAAGGGATATGAGGAAGGATACCTCAGGAAATCCGCCTGCGATCCCCTGACAAGGCAGAATACCAAGGACAATACTCCGGCCATCATCCATTTTGATATCGTGCCCGGCGACAAGATAAAAATATTCTTCATGGCCAAGGGCGGCGGTTCGGAAAACATGAGCAGGGTGACCATGCTTGCTCCGGCTCAGGGCTGGGAAGGCATCAAGAAGTTCGTCATCGAAAGGGTGGCCGAAGCCGGACCCAACCCCTGTCCCCCGACCATGGTGGGCATCGGGGTAGGCGGAACCTTCGAATACTCCGCTCTTCTGGCGAAAAAATCGCTGATGCGGAAAGTGGGCGAACCTTCTCCCGATCCTGAAATAGCAAAGCTGGAAGCCGAGCTTATGGAAGATCTCAACAAGCTCGGTATCGGTCCCATGGGCCTTGGCGGCAAAACCACGGTTTTTGATGTGAAGATCGAAATGCGCCCCTGTCACATTGCAAGCCTGCCTCTGGCGGTGAACATTCAGTGTCATTCCGCAAGGCATGAGGAGGTGGAACTCTAA